A portion of the Glycine max cultivar Williams 82 chromosome 10, Glycine_max_v4.0, whole genome shotgun sequence genome contains these proteins:
- the LOC102663159 gene encoding putative F-box/FBD/LRR-repeat protein At1g78760 isoform X3, giving the protein MDEGKETKGTRSKGDTEEERDRLGKLPENVLLHIMNFMETRHAVQTCVLSKRWNNLWKSLTTLTFHHFRRINVNKFVSRVLSDRDDSISLLNLCLSGLDQAESGHLIWATRYAASHNVQQLTIHLPYKFTNILNCFDPLTLSCPSLTSLELHKECCGPPLEIPKSLQLPALKSLLLEYVSFTATDNGCAEPFSTCHSLNTLVLCSLHIDAKVLFISNSNLSILNLKDLKILDTIQQKIVFSTPNLSSLTITNYLGFSHQPFSSTCNLSCLEEGTIHTTTYISYSVFIGWLQLFANVKILKLSYDTLRILKDLSNHATTRTQPPCFARLESLKVKIIPYLEMSDEEVNRAVEYFRTLLIRVAVINRWNLQQ; this is encoded by the exons ATGGATGAAGGAAAAGAAACAAAGGGGACAAGAAGTAAAGGAGACACAGAAGAGGAGAGGGACAGGTTGGGTAAGTTGCCTGAAAATGTTCTGCtccatataatgaatttcatGGAAACAAGACATGCTGTTCAGACTTGTGTCTTGTCTAAACGATGGAATAACCTTTGGAAAAGTCTCACTACTCTCACTTTCCATCACTTTCGAAGAATCAACGTTAACAAATTTGTATCTCGGGTTCTGTCAGACCGGGATGATTCCATTTCACTACTTAATCTTTGTTTATCCGGCCTCGATCAAGCTGAATCCGGACACTTGATTTGGGCCACGAGATATGCTGCCTCACACAATGTCCAGCAATTGACGATCCACTTACCTTACAAATTTACAAACATACTCAATTGTTTTGACCCTCTCACTTTGTCCTGTCCGTCCTTGACATCCCTTGAGCTTCACAAAGAATGTTGTGGCCCTCCTTTGGAAATTCCAAAATCTCTGCAGTTACCAGCGTTGAAAAGCTTGCTCTTGGAATATGTCAGTTTTACTGCAACTGACAATGGCTGCGCCGAACCCTTTTCAACCTGCCACTCGCTAAATACTTTGGTCCTATGCTCTTTGCACATTGATGCAAAAGTACTCTTCATATCTAATTCTAACCTTTCCATTTTGAACCTGAAAGACCTGAAGATCTTGGACAccattcaacaaaaaattgtgttttctaCTCCAAATCTTAGTTCTCTCACAATCACCAATTATTTAGGTTTCAGTCATCAACCATTCTCCTCCACATGCAATCTTTCGTGTCTTGAAGAAGGAACTATTCACACCACTACTTATATATCTTACTCGGTCTTCATAGGCTGGCTGCAACTCTTCGCTAATGTAAAGATATTGAAACTTTCTTACGATACCCTGAGAATACTGAAA GATCTATCAAATCATGCTACAACAAGAACTCAACCTCCGTGCTTTGCTAGATTGGAGTCATTGAAAGTGAAAATTATCCCATACCTAGAAATGTCTGATGAAGAAGTAAACAGGGCAGTGGAGTACTTCAGAACTCTACTAATCAGAGTTGCTGTCATAAATCGCTGGAACTTACAACAAT AA
- the LOC102663159 gene encoding putative F-box/FBD/LRR-repeat protein At1g78760 isoform X1 has translation MDEGKETKGTRSKGDTEEERDRLGKLPENVLLHIMNFMETRHAVQTCVLSKRWNNLWKSLTTLTFHHFRRINVNKFVSRVLSDRDDSISLLNLCLSGLDQAESGHLIWATRYAASHNVQQLTIHLPYKFTNILNCFDPLTLSCPSLTSLELHKECCGPPLEIPKSLQLPALKSLLLEYVSFTATDNGCAEPFSTCHSLNTLVLCSLHIDAKVLFISNSNLSILNLKDLKILDTIQQKIVFSTPNLSSLTITNYLGFSHQPFSSTCNLSCLEEGTIHTTTYISYSVFIGWLQLFANVKILKLSYDTLRILKDLSNHATTRTQPPCFARLESLKVKIIPYLEMSDEEVNRAVEYFRTLLIRVAVINRWNLQQWCSRMGCFPACFGLSKKRMRPKRFYRL, from the exons ATGGATGAAGGAAAAGAAACAAAGGGGACAAGAAGTAAAGGAGACACAGAAGAGGAGAGGGACAGGTTGGGTAAGTTGCCTGAAAATGTTCTGCtccatataatgaatttcatGGAAACAAGACATGCTGTTCAGACTTGTGTCTTGTCTAAACGATGGAATAACCTTTGGAAAAGTCTCACTACTCTCACTTTCCATCACTTTCGAAGAATCAACGTTAACAAATTTGTATCTCGGGTTCTGTCAGACCGGGATGATTCCATTTCACTACTTAATCTTTGTTTATCCGGCCTCGATCAAGCTGAATCCGGACACTTGATTTGGGCCACGAGATATGCTGCCTCACACAATGTCCAGCAATTGACGATCCACTTACCTTACAAATTTACAAACATACTCAATTGTTTTGACCCTCTCACTTTGTCCTGTCCGTCCTTGACATCCCTTGAGCTTCACAAAGAATGTTGTGGCCCTCCTTTGGAAATTCCAAAATCTCTGCAGTTACCAGCGTTGAAAAGCTTGCTCTTGGAATATGTCAGTTTTACTGCAACTGACAATGGCTGCGCCGAACCCTTTTCAACCTGCCACTCGCTAAATACTTTGGTCCTATGCTCTTTGCACATTGATGCAAAAGTACTCTTCATATCTAATTCTAACCTTTCCATTTTGAACCTGAAAGACCTGAAGATCTTGGACAccattcaacaaaaaattgtgttttctaCTCCAAATCTTAGTTCTCTCACAATCACCAATTATTTAGGTTTCAGTCATCAACCATTCTCCTCCACATGCAATCTTTCGTGTCTTGAAGAAGGAACTATTCACACCACTACTTATATATCTTACTCGGTCTTCATAGGCTGGCTGCAACTCTTCGCTAATGTAAAGATATTGAAACTTTCTTACGATACCCTGAGAATACTGAAA GATCTATCAAATCATGCTACAACAAGAACTCAACCTCCGTGCTTTGCTAGATTGGAGTCATTGAAAGTGAAAATTATCCCATACCTAGAAATGTCTGATGAAGAAGTAAACAGGGCAGTGGAGTACTTCAGAACTCTACTAATCAGAGTTGCTGTCATAAATCGCTGGAACTTACAACAAT GGTGCTCTAGGATGGGATGTTTTCCGGCTTGTTTTGGTTTATCCAAGAAAAGAATGCGTCCAAAGAGATTCTACAGATTATAG
- the LOC102663159 gene encoding putative F-box/FBD/LRR-repeat protein At1g78760 isoform X2 has protein sequence MDEGKETKGTRSKGDTEEERDRLGKLPENVLLHIMNFMETRHAVQTCVLSKRWNNLWKSLTTLTFHHFRRINVNKFVSRVLSDRDDSISLLNLCLSGLDQAESGHLIWATRYAASHNVQQLTIHLPYKFTNILNCFDPLTLSCPSLTSLELHKECCGPPLEIPKSLQLPALKSLLLEYVSFTATDNGCAEPFSTCHSLNTLVLCSLHIDAKVLFISNSNLSILNLKDLKILDTIQQKIVFSTPNLSSLTITNYLGFSHQPFSSTCNLSCLEEGTIHTTTYISYSVFIGWLQLFANVKILKLSYDTLRILKDLSNHATTRTQPPCFARLESLKVKIIPYLEMSDEEVNRAVEYFRTLLIRVAVINRWNLQQCA, from the exons ATGGATGAAGGAAAAGAAACAAAGGGGACAAGAAGTAAAGGAGACACAGAAGAGGAGAGGGACAGGTTGGGTAAGTTGCCTGAAAATGTTCTGCtccatataatgaatttcatGGAAACAAGACATGCTGTTCAGACTTGTGTCTTGTCTAAACGATGGAATAACCTTTGGAAAAGTCTCACTACTCTCACTTTCCATCACTTTCGAAGAATCAACGTTAACAAATTTGTATCTCGGGTTCTGTCAGACCGGGATGATTCCATTTCACTACTTAATCTTTGTTTATCCGGCCTCGATCAAGCTGAATCCGGACACTTGATTTGGGCCACGAGATATGCTGCCTCACACAATGTCCAGCAATTGACGATCCACTTACCTTACAAATTTACAAACATACTCAATTGTTTTGACCCTCTCACTTTGTCCTGTCCGTCCTTGACATCCCTTGAGCTTCACAAAGAATGTTGTGGCCCTCCTTTGGAAATTCCAAAATCTCTGCAGTTACCAGCGTTGAAAAGCTTGCTCTTGGAATATGTCAGTTTTACTGCAACTGACAATGGCTGCGCCGAACCCTTTTCAACCTGCCACTCGCTAAATACTTTGGTCCTATGCTCTTTGCACATTGATGCAAAAGTACTCTTCATATCTAATTCTAACCTTTCCATTTTGAACCTGAAAGACCTGAAGATCTTGGACAccattcaacaaaaaattgtgttttctaCTCCAAATCTTAGTTCTCTCACAATCACCAATTATTTAGGTTTCAGTCATCAACCATTCTCCTCCACATGCAATCTTTCGTGTCTTGAAGAAGGAACTATTCACACCACTACTTATATATCTTACTCGGTCTTCATAGGCTGGCTGCAACTCTTCGCTAATGTAAAGATATTGAAACTTTCTTACGATACCCTGAGAATACTGAAA GATCTATCAAATCATGCTACAACAAGAACTCAACCTCCGTGCTTTGCTAGATTGGAGTCATTGAAAGTGAAAATTATCCCATACCTAGAAATGTCTGATGAAGAAGTAAACAGGGCAGTGGAGTACTTCAGAACTCTACTAATCAGAGTTGCTGTCATAAATCGCTGGAACTTACAACAATGTGCGTAA